One window of the Sciurus carolinensis chromosome 8, mSciCar1.2, whole genome shotgun sequence genome contains the following:
- the Med15 gene encoding mediator of RNA polymerase II transcription subunit 15 isoform X3: MDVSGQETDWRSTAFRQKLVSQIEDAMRKAGVAHSKSSKDMESHVFLKAKTRDEYLSLVARLIIHFRDIHNKKSQASVSDPMNALQSLTGGPTAGATGIGMPPRGPGQSLGGMSGLGAMGQPMALSGQPPPGTSGMAPHGMTVVSTAPPQTQLQLQQVALQQQQQQQQQQQFQQQQAALQQQQQQQQQQFQAQQSAMQQQFQAVVQQQQQLQQQQQQQQHLIKLHHQNQQQIQQQQQQLQRMAQLQLQQQQQQQQALQAQPPIQQPPLQQPQPPPSQALPQQLPQMHHPQHHQPPPQAQQPPVAQNQPSQLTPQSQNQPLVSQAQALPGQMLYPQQQLKFVRAPMVVQQPQVQPQVQAQVQTQVQQQAAVQTAQTAQMVAPGVQMIAEALAQGGMHIRARFPPASAMSAVPSSSIPLGGQPTAQVSQSSLTMLSSPSPGQQVQTPQSMPPPPQPSPQPGSQPNSNVSSGPAPSPSSFLPSPSPQPSQSPVTARTPQNFSVPSPGPLNTPVNPSSVMSPAGSSQAEEQQYLDKLKQLSKYIEPLRRMINKIDKNEDRKKDLSKMKSLLDILTDPSKRCPLKTLQKCEIALEKLKNDMAVPTPPPPPVLPTKQQDLCQPLLDAVLANIRSPVFNHSLYRTFVPAMTAIHGPPITAPVVCTRKRRFEEDDRQSIPNVLQGEVARLDPKFLVNLDPSHCSNNGTVHLICKLDANPFLQSVHRCMTSRLLQLPDKHSVTALLNTWAQSIHQACLSAA; this comes from the exons CGAGGATGCCATGAGGAAAGCTGGTGTGGCCCACAGTAAATCTAGCAAGGATATGGAGAGCCATGTATTCCTGAAGGCCAAGACCCGG GATGAATACCTTTCCCTCGTGGCCAGGCTTATTATCCATTTTCGAGATATTC ATAACAAGAAATCTCAAGCTTCTGTCAGTG ACCCCATGAATGCCCTGCAGAGCCTGACTGGAGGACCCACTGCAGGAGCAACTGGAATTGGCATGCCTCCTCGGGGCCCAGGACAGTCCCTGGGGGGGATGAGTGGCCTTGGTGCCATGGGGCAGCCAATGGCACTCTCAGGGCAGCCGCCACCTGGGACCTCGGGAATGGCCCCTCATGGAATGACTGTGGTGTCTACAGCACCTCCTCAGA ctcagctccagctccagcaggTGGCActgcagcaacagcagcaacagcaacaacagcagcagtTCCAGCAGCAACAGGCTGCGctacagcagcagcaacagcaacagcaacagcagtTTCAGGCTCAGCAGAGTGCCATGCAGCAACAGTTCCAGGCAGTGGTGCAACAGCAGCAACAGctccagcagcagcaacaacagcagcagcacctgATTAAGTTGCATCATCAAAACCAGCAACAG atacagcagcagcagcagcagctacaAAGAATGGCACAGCTGCAAttacaacagcagcagcagcagcaacaggcTTTGCAGGCCCAGCCACCAATACAGCAGCCACCACTGCAGCAGCCACAGCCTCCCCCCTCCCAGGCCTTGCCTCAGCAGCTGCCACAGATGCATCACCCACAGCACCACCAGCCACCGCCACAGGCTCAGCAGCCCCCAGTTGCACAGAACCAACCATCACAACTCACACCACAGTCACAGAACCAGCCTTTGGTGTCACAGGCTCAAGCCCTCCCTGGACAGATGTTGTACCCCCAACAGCAGCTGAAATTT GTGCGAGCTCCGATGGTGGTCCAGCAACCGCAGGTGCAGCCACAGGTGCAGGCCCAGGTGCAGACCCAGgtgcagcagcaggcagctgtgCAGACAGCTCAGACTGCCCAGATGGTAGCTCCTGGAGTCCAG ATGATTGCTGAAGCCTTGGCCCAAGGCGGGATGCACATAAGAGCCCGGTTCCCGCCCGCTTCTGCCATGTCTGCCGTCCCGTCGAGCTCCATCCCTTTGGGCGGACAGCCCACAGCACAG GTCAGCCAGAGCAGCCTCACTATGCTGTCCTCACCATCACCGGGCCAGCAGGTGCAGACCCCACAGTCGATGCCTCCTCCCCCCCAACCATCTCCACAGCCCGGCTCACAGCCCAATTCCAATGTCAG CTCCGGCCCTGCCCCATCCCCCAGCAGCTTCCTGCCCAGCCCCTCACCGCAGCCCTCCCAGAGCCCAGTGACAGCTCGCACGCCACAGAATTTCAGTGTCCCCTCCCCCGGACCTTTAAACACCCCTG TGAATCCCAGCTCTGTCATGAGCCCAGCAGGCTCCAGCCAGGCAGAGGAACAACAGTACCTGGACAAGCTGAAGCAACTTTCCAAGTACATTGAGCCCCTGCGCCGCATGATCAACAAGATTGACAAGAATGAAG ACAGGAAAAAGGACCTGAGTAAGATGAAGAGTCTTCTGGACATTCTAACTGACCCCTCTAAGAG GTGTCCCCTGAAGACCCTGCAGAAGTGTGAGATCGCCCTGGAGAAACTCAAGAATGACATGGCGGTG CCCACGCCCCCACCACCCCCAGTGCTACCGACAAAGCAGCAGGACCTATGCCAACCACTCCTGGATGCTGTCCTGGCCAACATTCGCTCTCCCGTTTTCAACCATTCCCTGTACCGCACATTCGTTCCAGCCATGACGGCCATCCATGGCCCACCTATTAC GGCCCCAGTGGTGTGTACCCGGAAGCGCAGGTTTGAGGAGGATGATCGGCAGAGTATCCCCAACGTCCTCCAAGGGGAGGTGGCCAGATTAGATCCCAAGTTCCTGGTGAACTTGGATCCTTCTCACTGCAGTAACAACGGCACCGTCCACCTGATATGCAAGCTTG